The following proteins come from a genomic window of Bremerella cremea:
- a CDS encoding ExbD/TolR family protein, protein MKHAHDHFRFRCPACGESLTATFDMVGGVTYCSECDTRLEVPKPTHFDDSDEEQFEELSEVDVVTKKRPAPVPHESVIAQEAPVAFSKKRDGEDGELDLTPMVDVTFLLLIFFMVTASFQIQKSMQIPAPKDNSPSSVSQQEEPEDDPDNILVRIDSFNTYYVGCAAWDQEREAPSEQELYRQVRAARDSNSASPPRTLIVIAHEECLHEKVVTALDAGMDAGVDSIRLQSTEEDM, encoded by the coding sequence GTGAAACACGCTCACGACCATTTCCGATTTCGCTGTCCCGCTTGCGGCGAGTCTTTGACGGCCACGTTCGACATGGTCGGCGGGGTAACGTATTGCTCGGAATGCGATACCCGTTTAGAGGTGCCCAAGCCGACTCACTTCGACGATTCCGACGAGGAGCAATTCGAAGAACTAAGCGAGGTCGATGTCGTTACCAAGAAGCGGCCTGCCCCGGTTCCGCACGAAAGCGTCATCGCCCAAGAGGCCCCGGTGGCGTTCTCGAAAAAACGAGATGGCGAAGATGGCGAGCTCGACTTAACGCCAATGGTCGACGTTACCTTCTTGCTGCTGATCTTCTTCATGGTGACCGCCTCGTTTCAAATCCAGAAATCGATGCAAATTCCAGCTCCGAAAGACAACTCCCCCAGCAGTGTCTCGCAGCAGGAAGAACCGGAAGACGATCCCGATAACATCTTGGTGCGGATCGATTCGTTCAATACCTATTACGTCGGCTGCGCTGCTTGGGACCAAGAACGCGAAGCTCCGAGCGAGCAGGAGCTTTATCGCCAGGTGCGCGCGGCCCGCGATTCCAATTCTGCCAGTCCACCACGCACGCTGATTGTGATCGCGCATGAAGAGTGCTTGCACGAGAAGGTCGTGACGGCCTTGGATGCCGGGATGGATGCTGGGGTTGACTCGATTCGATTGCAGTCGACCGAAGAGGACATGTGA
- a CDS encoding ExbD/TolR family protein, giving the protein MSDHMVELDEGEVMPARKRPDSGDLDITPMIDITFLLLIFFIVTSNLDQQSAAKMPTAENGTSVTTSKSAVLTVTPGGSEGRALVYLGDGVSAEMLASDNDLNRQEEQIADYIEGLFSGKADGGVPKVHLLVKADGKVASGEVNRVMLAALRTGAVEEVDRVFIGTEYKKK; this is encoded by the coding sequence ATGTCCGACCACATGGTGGAACTTGATGAAGGGGAAGTCATGCCGGCCCGCAAAAGGCCGGACAGTGGCGATCTCGACATCACGCCGATGATCGATATTACTTTCCTGCTGCTGATCTTTTTTATCGTGACCTCGAACCTCGATCAGCAAAGTGCGGCCAAGATGCCAACCGCAGAGAACGGCACCAGCGTTACGACCAGTAAATCGGCCGTGCTGACGGTCACCCCTGGCGGTAGCGAAGGACGAGCCCTCGTTTATCTAGGCGATGGTGTCAGTGCGGAGATGCTCGCCAGCGATAACGACTTAAACCGTCAAGAAGAACAAATCGCGGACTATATCGAAGGGCTGTTTTCGGGCAAGGCCGATGGAGGTGTGCCCAAGGTCCATTTGCTGGTCAAAGCGGACGGGAAAGTCGCATCCGGCGAAGTGAACCGAGTGATGCTGGCCGCCCTACGAACCGGTGCGGTCGAAGAAGTCGATCGGGTGTTCATCGGAACGGAGTACAAGAAGAAGTGA
- a CDS encoding MotA/TolQ/ExbB proton channel family protein, which translates to MDISGLTSIFATSMYGALALIALWGAYCIVVIWMRVAQKRFRNEMQQDAFLEAVEEPLARGDFEEASELCESDPRALPQLAYLAIENREIGYSQVKQLIVERFQRDVLADLDHRISWVNTVIKGAPMVGLLGTVTGMMGAFAKLASAAQVEASQMANDISLALITTALGLVIAIPLTFCLNSINIRIRKMEDLVAVGLTRFLAALREAIANETVHELEEIESHSMAGTE; encoded by the coding sequence ATGGATATTTCCGGACTAACTAGTATCTTCGCGACGTCGATGTACGGCGCGTTGGCCTTAATCGCCTTGTGGGGCGCGTATTGCATCGTGGTCATTTGGATGCGAGTCGCCCAGAAGCGATTTCGTAACGAGATGCAACAAGACGCTTTCCTGGAAGCGGTGGAAGAACCGCTGGCTCGGGGCGACTTTGAAGAAGCAAGCGAACTGTGCGAAAGCGATCCGCGGGCACTGCCTCAACTGGCTTACTTGGCCATCGAAAACCGCGAGATCGGTTATTCGCAGGTGAAGCAGTTGATTGTCGAGCGTTTCCAACGCGACGTCCTGGCCGACCTCGATCATCGCATCAGTTGGGTCAACACCGTGATCAAAGGAGCCCCAATGGTCGGGCTGCTGGGGACGGTGACCGGGATGATGGGGGCGTTCGCCAAGCTCGCTTCGGCGGCCCAGGTGGAAGCCAGCCAAATGGCCAACGACATCAGCTTGGCTCTGATTACCACGGCACTCGGCCTGGTGATCGCCATTCCGCTGACCTTCTGTTTGAACAGCATCAACATCCGCATTCGCAAAATGGAAGACCTGGTCGCCGTCGGGCTGACCCGCTTTCTGGCCGCCCTGCGCGAGGCAATCGCCAACGAGACGGTTCACGAACTGGAAGAGATCGAATCGCACTCGATGGCCGGCACCGAGTAG